In Bombus pyrosoma isolate SC7728 linkage group LG2, ASM1482585v1, whole genome shotgun sequence, a genomic segment contains:
- the LOC122577817 gene encoding allergen Tha p 1-like encodes MASTIKLLLVACAFLVYAVMAESEEGQTARSRVSDEQLNMALSDQRYLRRQLKCALGEAPCDPVGRRLKSLAPLVLRGSCPQCSPEETRQIKKVLSHIQRTYPKEWSKIVQQYAGVS; translated from the exons CTGCTGCTGGTCGCCTGCGCCTTCCTCGTTTACGCTGTTATGGCAGAATCGGAAGAAGGACAGACTGCGAGATCTCGGGTCTCCGACGAGCAGCTAAATATGGCCCTGAGCGACCAACGTTACTTGAGGAGACAACTCAAGTGCGCGCTGGGCGAAGCTCCTTGCGATCCTGTAGGAAGACGTTTGAAAA GTTTAGCACCACTGGTTTTGAGAGGCTCCTGCCCGCAATGTAGCCCCGAGGAAACACGACAGATCAAGAAGGTCCTTTCACACATTCAACGGACCTATCCAAAGGAGTGGTCGAAGATAGTGCAGCAATATGCCGGAGTTTCGTAA